AATGTCTGTCTGGCTCTCTGCAGCAACTTGACAGACTGTGTCAGTGTATGTTTCATTGTAATGGTGGGGTTCTGGGCACAGACTCTTAGTGTCTGCATGCGTCTgtttgtgtctgcatgcgtCTGTGAGTGTCTGCATGCGTCTGTGAGTGTCTGCATGCGTCTGTGAGTGTCTGCATGCGTCTGTGAGTGTCTGCATGCGTCTGTGAGTGTTatgtatcactgtgtgtgtgcgtttgcgtgtgtgcgtttgtgtgtgtctgtgagtctcgttgtgtgttgctgtgtctgcatgtgtctgtgagtgtctatgagtgtgtgtgtctgagggtctgtgagtgtgtgtgtgtgtgtttctgtgtattttATACATTGCTCACAACAGTGCTGCTACAGTTATAAACAATGGGTGGGGTATAGCTTAGGGGTCTAGCAAGGGGTGGTGCCCTCAGATGGAGCCCCATGTACCTGTCCTGTGTTTCTGgggccagggaggggggggtggcatggGACTGTTCTGGCCCCATTCGCTTGCAGAGTCCCTCCGCTGAGCCTGTCTGACTCAATGAGGCTGTGAAAGATTAAAGAAGCCAGATGCTGTTTGGTAACGATTCATGTCTCCTGCAGCGTGTTTTTCTGCTCTTCAGAGACGCTgtgcaagagagagagaaaaaggggggggtgcaggagggagacagggagggagggaggagagacAGAAAGGCCCGGCTTTGCAAAATGGCGTCCTTCGTAAACAGCGAGGGGGGAGGTGGCTGAGCCACCTGCCCCCATTCCTCCTTGTTCTTGCTGAAAATGGGTTTTGTGTGGAGAGCAGGAAttgcgcgtgcacacacacacacacacacacacacacacgcccctgCTGCTGGCTCCGTGCCCcgtgagtggctcagtggaaGCCCCGCGTTCCTTTAATACCACTGCTAAACGTATCAGCTGTAATTTAAAAGCCCCAAGTGGTCAGTTGACCGAGGTCGATCTCCAGGCCATGAAGAAGCCCTGGATCTGATCGGGGCCGCTGCTGGGTCGGGGTGCGGTGGGACACGGCAGGACTGTGCCGGGCTGCGGAGCTGCCACCGGGCTAATGAAACGCTCAGCGGCGGCAACATCCACCGCAGTCTCTATCCCCAGGCCTTAGGGTGTAGCAGCGCATGGCTTACAGAAGTACAGCTCTGACCTAATTATCATACTGCTGTTTCACCCAGGGTTCGAGAAGCTGACCTGCCCtccccatctctctgtgccGCAGTGTCGTCCCAGTATGAGGATTCCCGTGGCGGGGGCTCGCCCACCGGTAGCGCCAGCTGGGACCAGCTGATCGTGGACGACCGAGACGCTGAGGCGTGGCCCCGCGTCTCACGCGCCGACGGCCACGCCCTTTCGAAGCAAGCCGCGGACGCCGACAGCACTGCCGAGGGAGGCAGCAGCATGAGCGGGGGCGCCGAGGGCTCCCCCCAAGCCTGTTACCCAGGCAACCACCCTGTCACCAGCACCGCCGGCCTGGAGGTGGCTGGCAAAGCCTGGGACATTGGGCCTGCCCACTGTCCAGCTGCCATTGGTGGAGATGGGAATCATGAGACCCCGCCTACAGGAGGGAGGGGCCAACCCAGCTGGAGCTCCTCTGCCATGAACCTGAACCCGAGTGCCAACCCGTCTGCCTGGCCCGTGCTGGGTCAGGATGGCGCCGGCGGGTCACTAAGTGGGAACGCCCCACCCCCCGGGCTCTGTGGCCCAGTGGGAGGGTCTATGGCGCATATGGGCGGGGCCAACACACAGTTGGGTGGGGCCAGTTGTAATGCTGCAGGAAATGGTGGCGTTGGCTCCTGGGGAGGAACAATGACACCTGATGGTCTGGAGAAGCCGCCCTCCCCCTCCGTGAACATGCCCACCGGAGGCAAACCACAGAACTGTAATGCCAACGGGCCGATCCGCAGCAGCTGGGGCTCGTCAAACCCCGTCCGCACTGCTCCGGACTGGGAGGGTGGGACCACAGGCTCCACACCGGCCAATCAGGAGAGCGGCTCATCCTGGGACCTGGGCACAACTGCCTGGGGCCGTGGGAGCGACAGGGGGGCGGCTACACCTGGCTGGGACCAGAGCTCCAGCAAGGCTAAAGGGCCAGAGTCGGCAGGGAGCCCCCAGCAGGAGCACACTGGGTCCTGGGGCTGCGGAGCCGGGACGCCCTCCAGCGAGGGCAGCAGTGACAGCCACGagggccccccccggcacagGAAGAAGCCCTCCACGAAGGAGGTGGACCCCCCGGTGCCTGCCCAGGACCTGGATCCCCGCGTGCTATGCAACACGGGCTGGGGCCAGACGCCAGTGAGACAGCACACGGTGTGGGAGACGGAGGAGGGGGGCGCAGAAGGTTCCGACCCCAAGCCCCCCACCGGGCGTGCAGCGGAGGCGGAGCAAAGGAGCGAAATAGCTGGGCCTGGGGTCTCCACGGCTACGGGCTGGGGGGGTCCCGACCCGCACCCCAGGCCCAGCCGGGTCGAGCCGCACACCGACAGAAAGGTACACGCGGGGCCGTCAGGCTGGGCGGGCAGCTCAGCCGGAGCTGGAGAGGAAATGACTGGCAGCTGGCACAGCTATCAGGGGAAGGCCAAGCCGGTCCAGGGCTGGAGCGACGGCCCCCAGGCCACACCCCCCCATGGCTGGGCCGGCAGAGGAGGGGCGCTGGGTGGGGAGTCCAAAGAGGGTAAGAGCGGTCCGGCAAAGCCGGCCTGGGAGGGTGAAGGAGACGGCTGGAAAGAGAGCTCCCTGGGCTGGGGGGCAGGCTCTCAGGAGGTGGGCGGAGCCTGGGGGGAACAGCTGCCGTCCCCCGAGCAGACCTGGGGAGGCAAATCCCAGGAAGGGGGAGGCAGAGCAGGAGGCAGGGGGGGCCCGACCTCGGTGAAGCCGGGCAGCTGGATCGGGGGCAGTGGGGGCAGCAGAGCCTTAGCACAGCGGGAGGCGGCTGCGGGGCAGCCCACCGGCTGGGAGGAGCCCCGCTCCCCCTCCATCCGTCACAAGATGGAGATCGACGACGGCACGTCAGCCTGGGGCAACCCCAACATCTACAGCAAGGCCATCAACCTGTGGGACAAAAACAAGCCTCCAGGCAACCAGGAGCAGAGCTCTGCCCCCACCGGCAATGGCAGCCAATCCCATCACAGCGTCTCGCGACACAGCCAGTTACCCGCCCCCTGCCACGGCCGCCCCGCCCCTGTCAGCGGTCCAGCCAATCCAAGCAGGCCTCAGCAGCCAGGAGCACCAGGCAGGCCCCCCATGGCAGCTGCAGGTAAGGGCAGCACATGTTAGAATTATAATAGAGCCCAGTTCATTCTGGGGTCCCAGATGTGTGTATTTCTGAAATGAATATGTGAGTTATAAGGGAAGGCAGTGAGGCTGAAAAATCAAGAATAATTTCGTTTGTAAAAGCCCCCCATGGAAACAGAGCACATTTACAGATTGTAATGTGTAATTTTAGGAAGCCGTATATGTAGTTACTGGTTGCTATTATTGGAATAGTttggtgccccctgctgtagGTTTTGAGTATTGCATTTGATCTCATCATTGGCAAAATCATAGCAAATTATCAGATCAAAGTGATAGTAAATTCACTTAAGGAAAATGTTATTGCTCATGATCAATACTCAGTTGctcattgtgcattttaatatCAGTATTACATGCATTTTATGGAGCTCTGGAAGGACCACAAACAATTTTTCACCTACACAATCCCAAGACTTAAGCTTCTGGCTTTGGGACACAAATAACCAAAACTGAACACAACTTCATTAATTCAAGAGCCCAAAATAGCAAATTGGgagaatggaaagaaaaaaaaaagttgcgtGCAAATTTTAGGGATTTTAAGAGCTTGGTTTAGTATTTCTCGGCCCCCTTAAGCTAAACTTTGTGCAGTTTGTTTGTGACCCATCCAGCAGACAGGAGTGATTCTTACCTCATAGCCAGTGTTGGGCACAGCTAACTGAAAAGTTACCTTTTGTAACCACTAATCGGCTAACTCCAAAGTTTAATTGGATAACGCTAATCCGATAAACCACAAAAATAGTTTAACCGAAGGTAATAATAATCGCTAACCGCTAATTTTTATCGTATGAATTTAGCTTCGGTTTGGTTTTTGGCTCTGAAACCCTTAAAATCATTCCTAGAGAGCTAAAATTTTAACCTGTTCAAAACTTAAGTCCCATTTGTTGAACCAGGGGATATCTTGGACTTACCTAGTTGGGTTTTGTTGGATTCTGTCGAGTCTCCCGAATAAATCTGTTTATGGTTACCTCTGTCCCGTAGCGTGGCCGGAGCAGCCGACCGTGCCCCCCAAAACCGAATCCACATGGGGGCAGCCAACCTGCCCCTCCGTCTCCGTGGACAACGGGACGTCGGCTTGGGGCAAACCCCCCGCTGGCTGTGGGGGCTGGGGATCGGAGGGCCCCGAGGGGGCCGGGCCTTTCAGCAGAGGGGGTGTACCCCCAGGACCGGCCAGCCGCAAGCCAGGTACTCAGACACGCTCTGCCATGCGTAGACAGAGCATATTTAAATCTTGATGCCATGTTTTCATGTTTTAGATTGTTAGACTCAACTTTTTATATTAAGTTGGGTAGCTAGCACACTTATAATATATTaatgccccctagtggtcatGATGAAGCTTAACTTTAGTGTCTTGGCTCTCCAGAGGATTTACTGTCTCACTGCCTCTTCTCCTTCCGCCAAGCTCCCAAACCTATGCAAGAAGGCTGGGGGGGTCGTAGCACGGAAGAGCCGACCTCGGCCGGTGGCCCGTGGGAGGCCAAGGACGTGGACGTGTGGAGTGGCACCGCCGCCAAGCAGGAGAGCAGCTCCTGGGGAAACCTGCCCAGAAAGGTGCCACAGAAGGTGACTGAGGTGGGAGGGCTCTTACCAAAATCACTGTCATGCTATTGGTCGACGGACTGACTGGTTTCCTCCCATTGGCAGGGAAAAGCGGCAAATAAGCAGGACGACTCCTGGATCATGAGTCACCTGATCAAACAGCTGACGGACATGGGATTTCCAGTAAGCGAGTCTTGCCTGCTCTGCTGATGATGCCGTCAGAACCACCAGAGATGCCTGTTTGTCTTGGATTACATACCGTTACTATGGAATAAGCCATCGATTGATCTTGTCCTTTGTGTTTTCAGAGGGACCCGGCAGAGGAGGCGCTCAAGAGCACTGGCATGAATCTGGACCAAGCAATGAGtgagtgccccctgctggctatgGTCATGTAGTGCAGCTCTCATCTTTTATTACATTAAGCCCtgataaatggatggatttccCCAGGTTTATATACGTTTTCCTTTCGTCCCCCAGGTGTCCTGCTGGAAAAGAAGACTGCCCTGGACAAGCGAGGCCTGGTGGGTGGATCCGATTACAGCAACGGGCCGGTTCCCAAGCCTGGACGGACGGCACTCCTGCCCAAAGATCCCCCGCCAGACCGTCCTGCTTTCGGAGATAATGTGGGTGTCGTAGTCTCCTGCCAGTAGCCTCTTTGCTCTGTGATTTACCACACAGTTACCGTACGTCACACTGTTCTGTGACCCATTACGTCTGAATTTGCAGCTGAGTGGGCAGATTCATTACGTTAATTCGAAGCACTTAACGTAGATCATAACTTAAAAATTACTGCTTAAATATACTACTTCTGCATATGGTCCATGTCTGTTctctaaaaatataaaatgataaTGAATCATGAGCAACTTTAACGTGTTTGCtaacccccccctccaaacacacacaaaaatgcagGGTGGCGTATTTGGCAGCAGTGGGGCAGCATTAGCTCGCTCTGCCCATTCGCAGCATCAAGCTCCACCCCCTCTCTCACTGGCCACGCCCCTCAGCTCCTCCCAGACTGGTCACCGTGCTCAAGTGCCTCAGCTTCTCTCCCCTCAGGTCAGCCTCGAATACCAACAGgggtgacacacacacacacgcgcacacacacacacgtttgtattcataccaTCAGGGGGAGACATACACGCacttttgtattcatatctgacaaccttaacccccacccagccctaaccttaatcataagtaaccaaacaaaatacaagacttttggcattttcagtttttttgattgcagtcgcagacttttataaaattgagtttctccGCAACATCAGAATTTCAGTTTCTTAATCACATCGTGGGGACAtgtggtcctcacaatgtaatatatacatgatccacacacacacagaacgagCTCATAATCAGCAAGCATgcacaatggaaaaaaaaaacaaaacattttctaGAGAGAGCTGCACGAAGTCATCTCAAGAGAGCAACGTGCGAGACGCATTTCTGGGTACAGATGCTGGAGGTGACAGCTTTGCTAAAGTGCTAACCTCAGGACTTCCGGCTGGACCGTTGCCTGGATACGAGTGATTGTTTTTCTCTGCAATGACATTGTAGACATTTCACTTTGTGTCAGTGGTGTGTCAGTGATGTGTCGGCTAGGAAGTTACGTGATGTGTCTCTGGGCCCACATCTCCACAGGTCCAAGCGCAGCTCCTGCAGTTAGCGGCCAAGAGCGTCGGTCTGAACCCTGGGCTACTGGGCTCCCCAGCCAACCCCCAGCACACGAACCTTCTCAACCAGTTATACCAGCTACAGCTGGTGAGTCACCGGTCAGGGCCGCAGATGAGGGCCGATGGGTCCTTGGTGCGGGGGGGAGGTTATCGGTCACCTCATTGTCAGGGAAACATCTGTCCACAGTGGTTACAGATGTGGTACACAGGGCTCCAGACTAACCTTTTGTACTGGTTGCACTGGTGAACCTAACTTTTCCATTTAGGTGCACTGCCACAAAATGTAGGTGCACCCACATTTTTCACAGTTCCTATAGCGCCACAGAGATACATTTTAAGGGTTCTTTTCGTCACTTCCCGTATGATATGTATAGTTTATGTAAATGATTGTAAAGAGGAATAAAGGGGTAGGTAAATGTTTACCCTTATTTGAATCGCAGCACAAACAAAATTTCAAAAACTCACATGACTCATAAGTGTCTGCTGCTCCCAGATACAGAAAAAGCTTTGGTTTGCTGCTGCCACGCTGCCCTGGCGGTCACACAACTTGTCATGATACAGGATGTGTTTCTTATaccagtgtttctgaaactgtaCAGTTTTTAAAAGGTGTGTGTAGTATAATTAGGCTGAGGTCTGCAGTTAAATGCttggtaaataaaattacacctTTTTAAAACGTGTAtagtttcagaaacactggtctaaagtGGCAGAGACCCACCCCTTCTctgcctctgattggctctgACCCTGAAAAAAGAGAGAGCACCACTGCGAccaatgaaaaaaaattaatcgcACTTGACAGATTTTAGGTCACATGTGTGACCAAATTGCCGTCACTCTGGAGCCCTGGTAGATATTTGGTAAAAACAGAAAATCATGGGGTATGTATCCTTTAAGGGGGGGGTGATAACTTTTCTGTGGAGAACACACTATTAATAAAATTCAAACAGTATGAAGGAGATTAGATGGAGCTGTCAGATGCATATATGCACAGCTGCTCACCTGCGTGTGACTCCTGCAGACTTACCAGCGTCTGCAGATCCAGCAGCAGATGCTGCAAACCCACCGCACTGCGTCCGGCCCGGCCAGGCAGCAGGAGCAACAGGTGAGCTGCCTCGCCTGCGCCTGCCCCACAAGCCACGCCCATCTTCTCACGCCACACCCCTCATGCCCCGCCCCTCTCGCCATGCCCCTCCCCTCACACTGCGCACCTGTTCCCCAGGTTGCACGTACAATCAGCAGCATGCAGCAACAgatccagcagcagcagcggcaGCTGGCCCAGGCCCTGCTGAAGAAGCAGCAGGCGCCGACTCCCTCCCACCCCGGTGCCCCCAAATCAGCCCTGGATGGCTTTGCAGGCCACCACCCGGCTCCGGGCCTCGCCGACATGCAGACCAAAGAGCCGCAGTCCGCTCCCAGCTCCTACGCCCCCTACTCTCTTGGTGAGCCGCTCATTTATTCTTACCACCAATACCACAGAGGAAAGATAGGAAGTCCTTTATACCTCCAGGTTGGGAGCCGTGATAGGCTGTGAAAAACACTCCCGTGTAAGTCACCATGATTGTCACCATAGGTTACCGGTTTGTTTACCTCCCAGCTGCTGCCCTAATGAGCCCGTGAACAGGGCCACAGTCACATGCTCATGGGCACCCCCTAGTGTTTGAAACCCCCAAAAAATACCATAATCCACAATCACACACCCATGGGCTCCCTGTAATGTCTGGGCCCCTGAATGTCTTCCCCATTCTCCTCCCTTACGAGTGGCAGTGCCTATAAAATACCCCCCATGGGTCCTAATTCTGTGTTTCCTTCAGCCGGACTGAACCTGAACATGAATGTCACCGGCATGGAGGCGGACAGCCTGTGTGTGAAGGACCCCTCCCAGCCGCAGTCTCGCCTGTCCCAGTGGACGCACCCCAGTCCTCGGGAAGGTGTCTCGGACCCAGGCTTCAGTAAATACGGTATGAGAGTCTGAAGACGCACACGGACATGTAGCACACGCCTAGATCTGCACACACAACCACAAATGACCAATGTTTCTGCAGGCTCTATGTCCAAGCTGGGCCCCCCCCAGGGGAAGCCCACGATGGACAGC
This genomic window from Paramormyrops kingsleyae isolate MSU_618 chromosome 22, PKINGS_0.4, whole genome shotgun sequence contains:
- the LOC111834280 gene encoding trinucleotide repeat-containing gene 6C protein-like isoform X3 produces the protein MEEKKKKKQDEKKKKEATQKKAAEPKHQAPESAKPRCAAAPPTEPAPAPPSVTPGTSSGGDGKRPPPCAPQQQPPPTPASRHPPRELPPRFRQQEHKQLLRRGQPLPAGSPPLGTASQALSTNQHAVSSQYEDSRGGGSPTGSASWDQLIVDDRDAEAWPRVSRADGHALSKQAADADSTAEGGSSMSGGAEGSPQACYPGNHPVTSTAGLEVAGKAWDIGPAHCPAAIGGDGNHETPPTGGRGQPSWSSSAMNLNPSANPSAWPVLGQDGAGGSLSGNAPPPGLCGPVGGSMAHMGGANTQLGGASCNAAGNGGVGSWGGTMTPDGLEKPPSPSVNMPTGGKPQNCNANGPIRSSWGSSNPVRTAPDWEGGTTGSTPANQESGSSWDLGTTAWGRGSDRGAATPGWDQSSSKAKGPESAGSPQQEHTGSWGCGAGTPSSEGSSDSHEGPPRHRKKPSTKEVDPPVPAQDLDPRVLCNTGWGQTPVRQHTVWETEEGGAEGSDPKPPTGRAAEAEQRSEIAGPGVSTATGWGGPDPHPRPSRVEPHTDRKVHAGPSGWAGSSAGAGEEMTGSWHSYQGKAKPVQGWSDGPQATPPHGWAGRGGALGGESKEGKSGPAKPAWEGEGDGWKESSLGWGAGSQEVGGAWGEQLPSPEQTWGGKSQEGGGRAGGRGGPTSVKPGSWIGGSGGSRALAQREAAAGQPTGWEEPRSPSIRHKMEIDDGTSAWGNPNIYSKAINLWDKNKPPGNQEQSSAPTGNGSQSHHSVSRHSQLPAPCHGRPAPVSGPANPSRPQQPGAPGRPPMAAAAWPEQPTVPPKTESTWGQPTCPSVSVDNGTSAWGKPPAGCGGWGSEGPEGAGPFSRGGVPPGPASRKPAPKPMQEGWGGRSTEEPTSAGGPWEAKDVDVWSGTAAKQESSSWGNLPRKVPQKGKAANKQDDSWIMSHLIKQLTDMGFPRDPAEEALKSTGMNLDQAMSVLLEKKTALDKRGLVGGSDYSNGPVPKPGRTALLPKDPPPDRPAFGDNGGVFGSSGAALARSAHSQHQAPPPLSLATPLSSSQTGHRAQVPQLLSPQVQAQLLQLAAKSVGLNPGLLGSPANPQHTNLLNQLYQLQLTYQRLQIQQQMLQTHRTASGPARQQEQQVARTISSMQQQIQQQQRQLAQALLKKQQAPTPSHPGAPKSALDGFAGHHPAPGLADMQTKEPQSAPSSYAPYSLAGLNLNMNVTGMEADSLCVKDPSQPQSRLSQWTHPSPREGVSDPGFSKYGSMSKLGPPQGKPTMDSSFSYNLHPSAESPTSSLVTSEGWAQVKGTGDKISNGTSVNWPPEFCPGVPWKGLQSVDPETDPDATPGSVAMAPTVNTSIHDVNRYLLRDASAGKMSDKPSWSTVPPKASLSHELWKGLQVPRNTTAPPRPPPGLANAKPSSAWGGSGLGLPVGWSTTSYSAGSSWGSDSSSRTSSWLVLRNLTPQIDGSTLRTLCLQHGPLLTFHLSLSQGSAVVRYSSSEEAAKAQKSLHMCVLGNTTILAEFAGEEEVNRFFAQGRSLTPPASNQGRLGLAGAGPSHSTGQWSDGRVEASDSGSGGSGTDLLWGGAPSQYSSLWGSPRREDGGLIGSPAPISTLLPGDLLSGESL
- the LOC111834280 gene encoding trinucleotide repeat-containing gene 6C protein-like isoform X1, which gives rise to MEEKKKKKQDEKKKKEATQKKAAEPKHQAPESAKPRCAAAPPTEPAPAPPSVTPGTSSGGDGKRPPPCAPQQQPPPTPASRHPPRELPPRFRQQEHKQLLRRGQPLPAGSPPLGTASQALSTNQHAVSSQYEDSRGGGSPTGSASWDQLIVDDRDAEAWPRVSRADGHALSKQAADADSTAEGGSSMSGGAEGSPQACYPGNHPVTSTAGLEVAGKAWDIGPAHCPAAIGGDGNHETPPTGGRGQPSWSSSAMNLNPSANPSAWPVLGQDGAGGSLSGNAPPPGLCGPVGGSMAHMGGANTQLGGASCNAAGNGGVGSWGGTMTPDGLEKPPSPSVNMPTGGKPQNCNANGPIRSSWGSSNPVRTAPDWEGGTTGSTPANQESGSSWDLGTTAWGRGSDRGAATPGWDQSSSKAKGPESAGSPQQEHTGSWGCGAGTPSSEGSSDSHEGPPRHRKKPSTKEVDPPVPAQDLDPRVLCNTGWGQTPVRQHTVWETEEGGAEGSDPKPPTGRAAEAEQRSEIAGPGVSTATGWGGPDPHPRPSRVEPHTDRKVHAGPSGWAGSSAGAGEEMTGSWHSYQGKAKPVQGWSDGPQATPPHGWAGRGGALGGESKEGKSGPAKPAWEGEGDGWKESSLGWGAGSQEVGGAWGEQLPSPEQTWGGKSQEGGGRAGGRGGPTSVKPGSWIGGSGGSRALAQREAAAGQPTGWEEPRSPSIRHKMEIDDGTSAWGNPNIYSKAINLWDKNKPPGNQEQSSAPTGNGSQSHHSVSRHSQLPAPCHGRPAPVSGPANPSRPQQPGAPGRPPMAAAAWPEQPTVPPKTESTWGQPTCPSVSVDNGTSAWGKPPAGCGGWGSEGPEGAGPFSRGGVPPGPASRKPAPKPMQEGWGGRSTEEPTSAGGPWEAKDVDVWSGTAAKQESSSWGNLPRKVPQKVTEGKAANKQDDSWIMSHLIKQLTDMGFPRDPAEEALKSTGMNLDQAMSVLLEKKTALDKRGLVGGSDYSNGPVPKPGRTALLPKDPPPDRPAFGDNGGVFGSSGAALARSAHSQHQAPPPLSLATPLSSSQTGHRAQVPQLLSPQVQAQLLQLAAKSVGLNPGLLGSPANPQHTNLLNQLYQLQLTYQRLQIQQQMLQTHRTASGPARQQEQQVARTISSMQQQIQQQQRQLAQALLKKQQAPTPSHPGAPKSALDGFAGHHPAPGLADMQTKEPQSAPSSYAPYSLAGLNLNMNVTGMEADSLCVKDPSQPQSRLSQWTHPSPREGVSDPGFSKYGSMSKLGPPQGKPTMDSSFSYNLHPSAESPTSSLVTSEGWAQVKGTGDKISNGTSVNWPPEFCPGVPWKGLQSVDPETDPDATPGSVAMAPTVNTSIHDVNRYLLRDASAGKMSDKPSWSTVPPKASLSHELWKGLQVPRNTTAPPRPPPGLANAKPSSAWGGSGLGLPVGWSTTSYSAGSSWGSDSSSRTSSWLVLRNLTPQIDGSTLRTLCLQHGPLLTFHLSLSQGSAVVRYSSSEEAAKAQKSLHMCVLGNTTILAEFAGEEEVNRFFAQGRSLTPPASNQGRLGLAGAGPSHSTGQWSDGRVEASDSGSGGSGTDLLWGGAPSQYSSLWGSPRREDGGLIGSPAPISTLLPGDLLSGESL
- the LOC111834280 gene encoding trinucleotide repeat-containing gene 6C protein-like isoform X2, with the protein product MEEKKKKKQDEKKKKEATQKKAAEPKHQAPESAKPRCAAAPPTEPAPAPPSVTPGTSSGGDGKRPPPCAPQQQPPPTPASRHPPRELPPRFRQQEHKQLLRRGQPLPAGSPPLGTASQALSTNQHAVSSQYEDSRGGGSPTGSASWDQLIVDDRDAEAWPRVSRADGHALSKQAADADSTAEGGSSMSGGAEGSPQACYPGNHPVTSTAGLEVAGKAWDIGPAHCPAAIGGDGNHETPPTGGRGQPSWSSSAMNLNPSANPSAWPVLGQDGAGGSLSGNAPPPGLCGPVGGSMAHMGGANTQLGGASCNAAGNGGVGSWGGTMTPDGLEKPPSPSVNMPTGGKPQNCNANGPIRSSWGSSNPVRTAPDWEGGTTGSTPANQESGSSWDLGTTAWGRGSDRGAATPGWDQSSSKAKGPESAGSPQQEHTGSWGCGAGTPSSEGSSDSHEGPPRHRKKPSTKEVDPPVPAQDLDPRVLCNTGWGQTPVRQHTVWETEEGGAEGSDPKPPTGRAAEAEQRSEIAGPGVSTATGWGGPDPHPRPSRVEPHTDRKVHAGPSGWAGSSAGAGEEMTGSWHSYQGKAKPVQGWSDGPQATPPHGWAGRGGALGGESKEGKSGPAKPAWEGEGDGWKESSLGWGAGSQEVGGAWGEQLPSPEQTWGGKSQEGGGRAGGRGGPTSVKPGSWIGGSGGSRALAQREAAAGQPTGWEEPRSPSIRHKMEIDDGTSAWGNPNIYSKAINLWDKNKPPGNQEQSSAPTGNGSQSHHSVSRHSQLPAPCHGRPAPVSGPANPSRPQQPGAPGRPPMAAAAWPEQPTVPPKTESTWGQPTCPSVSVDNGTSAWGKPPAGCGGWGSEGPEGAGPFSRGGVPPGPASRKPAPKPMQEGWGGRSTEEPTSAGGPWEAKDVDVWSGTAAKQESSSWGNLPRKVPQKVTEGKAANKQDDSWIMSHLIKQLTDMGFPRDPAEEALKSTGMNLDQAMSVLLEKKTALDKRGLVGGSDYSNGPVPKPGRTALLPKDPPPDRPAFGDNGGVFGSSGAALARSAHSQHQAPPPLSLATPLSSSQTGHRAQVPQLLSPQVQAQLLQLAAKSVGLNPGLLGSPANPQHTNLLNQLYQLQLTYQRLQIQQQMLQTHRTASGPARQQEQQVARTISSMQQQIQQQQRQLAQALLKKQQAPTPSHPGAPKSALDGFAGHHPAPGLADMQTKEPQSAPSSYAPYSLAGLNLNMNVTGMEADSLCVKDPSQPQSRLSQWTHPSPREGVSDPGFSKYGSMSKLGPPQGKPTMDSSFSYNLHPSAESPTSSLVTSEGWAQVKGTGDKISNGTSVNWPPEFCPGVPWKGLQSVDPETDPDATPGSVAMAPTVNTSIHDVNRYLLRDASAGKMSDKPSWSTVPPKASLSHELWKGLQVPRNTTAPPRPPPGLANAKPSSAWGGSGLGLPVGWSTTSYSGSSWGSDSSSRTSSWLVLRNLTPQIDGSTLRTLCLQHGPLLTFHLSLSQGSAVVRYSSSEEAAKAQKSLHMCVLGNTTILAEFAGEEEVNRFFAQGRSLTPPASNQGRLGLAGAGPSHSTGQWSDGRVEASDSGSGGSGTDLLWGGAPSQYSSLWGSPRREDGGLIGSPAPISTLLPGDLLSGESL
- the LOC111834280 gene encoding trinucleotide repeat-containing gene 6C protein-like isoform X5, whose product is MEEKKKKKQDEKKKKEATQKKAAEPKHQVSSQYEDSRGGGSPTGSASWDQLIVDDRDAEAWPRVSRADGHALSKQAADADSTAEGGSSMSGGAEGSPQACYPGNHPVTSTAGLEVAGKAWDIGPAHCPAAIGGDGNHETPPTGGRGQPSWSSSAMNLNPSANPSAWPVLGQDGAGGSLSGNAPPPGLCGPVGGSMAHMGGANTQLGGASCNAAGNGGVGSWGGTMTPDGLEKPPSPSVNMPTGGKPQNCNANGPIRSSWGSSNPVRTAPDWEGGTTGSTPANQESGSSWDLGTTAWGRGSDRGAATPGWDQSSSKAKGPESAGSPQQEHTGSWGCGAGTPSSEGSSDSHEGPPRHRKKPSTKEVDPPVPAQDLDPRVLCNTGWGQTPVRQHTVWETEEGGAEGSDPKPPTGRAAEAEQRSEIAGPGVSTATGWGGPDPHPRPSRVEPHTDRKVHAGPSGWAGSSAGAGEEMTGSWHSYQGKAKPVQGWSDGPQATPPHGWAGRGGALGGESKEGKSGPAKPAWEGEGDGWKESSLGWGAGSQEVGGAWGEQLPSPEQTWGGKSQEGGGRAGGRGGPTSVKPGSWIGGSGGSRALAQREAAAGQPTGWEEPRSPSIRHKMEIDDGTSAWGNPNIYSKAINLWDKNKPPGNQEQSSAPTGNGSQSHHSVSRHSQLPAPCHGRPAPVSGPANPSRPQQPGAPGRPPMAAAAWPEQPTVPPKTESTWGQPTCPSVSVDNGTSAWGKPPAGCGGWGSEGPEGAGPFSRGGVPPGPASRKPAPKPMQEGWGGRSTEEPTSAGGPWEAKDVDVWSGTAAKQESSSWGNLPRKVPQKVTEGKAANKQDDSWIMSHLIKQLTDMGFPRDPAEEALKSTGMNLDQAMSVLLEKKTALDKRGLVGGSDYSNGPVPKPGRTALLPKDPPPDRPAFGDNGGVFGSSGAALARSAHSQHQAPPPLSLATPLSSSQTGHRAQVPQLLSPQVQAQLLQLAAKSVGLNPGLLGSPANPQHTNLLNQLYQLQLTYQRLQIQQQMLQTHRTASGPARQQEQQVARTISSMQQQIQQQQRQLAQALLKKQQAPTPSHPGAPKSALDGFAGHHPAPGLADMQTKEPQSAPSSYAPYSLAGLNLNMNVTGMEADSLCVKDPSQPQSRLSQWTHPSPREGVSDPGFSKYGSMSKLGPPQGKPTMDSSFSYNLHPSAESPTSSLVTSEGWAQVKGTGDKISNGTSVNWPPEFCPGVPWKGLQSVDPETDPDATPGSVAMAPTVNTSIHDVNRYLLRDASAGKMSDKPSWSTVPPKASLSHELWKGLQVPRNTTAPPRPPPGLANAKPSSAWGGSGLGLPVGWSTTSYSAGSSWGSDSSSRTSSWLVLRNLTPQIDGSTLRTLCLQHGPLLTFHLSLSQGSAVVRYSSSEEAAKAQKSLHMCVLGNTTILAEFAGEEEVNRFFAQGRSLTPPASNQGRLGLAGAGPSHSTGQWSDGRVEASDSGSGGSGTDLLWGGAPSQYSSLWGSPRREDGGLIGSPAPISTLLPGDLLSGESL